From Rhodococcus antarcticus, the proteins below share one genomic window:
- a CDS encoding alpha/beta fold hydrolase: MRSSTRWAPVWPRLAGRFQVTAMDRRGRASSADAERYSLEVEYEDVIAVAEHLSARQGTPITVFGHSYGAVCALVDLGSECLLENRSDLGPGSRMGLGVASERGGGGVGVESSRNRCDRCVAAEVDPHVRAGFHVAEPLCPATKSCDYDAAVRAGTVDDLQHDVARQPRAPPEHRAEPGPVHPCSTVAPARATELRASTTSTNAVVARGAPAVGPELRRPAARTRPPDHLTTTRPVTDRPPVSHRHHPAERAGEAVLGTSATSNTRTDSCRPFRSRG; encoded by the coding sequence ATGCGCAGCTCCACGCGCTGGGCTCCGGTGTGGCCTCGGCTGGCCGGACGGTTCCAGGTGACGGCGATGGATCGTCGTGGGAGGGCCTCGAGCGCGGATGCCGAGCGCTACTCCCTCGAGGTGGAGTACGAGGACGTCATCGCTGTCGCCGAGCACCTCTCAGCGCGTCAGGGAACCCCGATCACCGTGTTCGGGCACAGCTACGGCGCGGTGTGCGCGCTCGTCGATCTGGGTTCCGAGTGTCTTCTCGAGAACCGGTCTGATCTTGGCCCGGGATCGCGGATGGGCCTCGGCGTAGCGTCCGAGCGAGGCGGTGGTGGCGTCGGGGTCGAGTCGTCGCGCAACCGCTGCGACAGGTGCGTGGCTGCCGAGGTGGACCCTCACGTGCGGGCTGGCTTCCACGTTGCGGAGCCACTGTGCCCGGCGACCAAATCCTGCGACTACGACGCAGCAGTCCGGGCTGGGACGGTCGACGACCTCCAGCACGACGTAGCGAGGCAGCCCCGAGCCCCTCCCGAACACCGCGCCGAGCCTGGCCCGGTACATCCATGCAGCACGGTGGCACCCGCCCGGGCGACCGAGCTCCGAGCCTCCACGACCTCAACCAACGCCGTTGTGGCGCGAGGCGCACCTGCCGTTGGTCCCGAGCTCCGTCGTCCCGCGGCTCGTACACGCCCGCCGGACCATCTCACGACGACCAGACCGGTCACTGATCGTCCACCGGTGTCCCACCGGCACCACCCAGCGGAACGTGCTGGAGAAGCCGTCCTCGGCACCAGCGCGACCTCGAACACTCGCACCGACTCATGCCGGCCGTTCCGGTCGCGCGGGTGA